A region of Rhodamnia argentea isolate NSW1041297 chromosome 9, ASM2092103v1, whole genome shotgun sequence DNA encodes the following proteins:
- the LOC115739820 gene encoding dof zinc finger protein DOF1.4-like gives MGLSTKQVSNDGFDWNQSLLQDCPQTLEIPKSLPMKRPLQHQNQQLHQPSEPLKCPRCDSINTKFCYYNNYNKSQPRHFCKTCKRHWTKGGTLRNVPVGGGRKNKRPKPSHPSSAAVNSRSAGSRSILTSAAAASGAPVQAPEKQKFQGLQSEACDQKDLNEMLYQALIFHPPPLDNLCSNSNVFLGSSLSTPEAANLHFPSLQSSSPLVRNTCSSTPISSFGFSSTADAQTREYKPHLEECSTIITTSVMPTSTCTQPWNFGNIGTEVMNSTSHNWVWDDMDKLVSTNLYLPNWDDGETKPL, from the coding sequence ATGGGTTTGAGTACAAAGCAAGTTTCGAATGATGGGTTTGATTGGAACCAGTCTTTGTTGCAGGATTGCCCCCAAACCCTAGAGATTCCCAAGTCTCTTCCAATGAAGAGGCCTCTGCAACACCAGAACCAGCAGCTCCATCAGCCATCAGAGCCGTTGAAGTGTCCCAGGTGCGACTCCATAAACACCAAGTTCTGTTACTACAACAACTACAACAAGTCGCAGCCCAGGCACTTCTGCAAGACCTGCAAGAGGCACTGGACGAAAGGCGGGACCCTCCGCAACGTCCCGGTGGGCGGCGGTCGAAAGAATAAGAGGCCGAAACCCTCTCACCCCTCCTCCGCAGCAGTGAACTCCAGATCTGCTGGCTCGCGCAGCATCTtgacctccgccgccgccgcctccggtGCCCCGGTTCAAGCCCCCgaaaagcaaaaatttcaaGGTCTCCAAAGTGAAGCTTGTGATCAGAAAGACCTGAACGAAATGCTCTATCAGGCATTGATTTTTCATCCACCTCCCCTCGATAACTTGTGCAGCAACAGCAACGTCTTTTTGGGCTCATCACTCTCTACACCTGAAGCTGCGAATCTTCACTTCCCTTCGCTTCAAAGCTCAAGCCCTTTGGTGAGAAACACTTGCTCTTCGACACCGATCTCGTCCTTCGGCTTCTCGTCGACTGCGGATGCTCAAACAAGAGAATACAAGCCACATCTTGAGGAGTGCTCAACAATCATCACCACCAGTGTCATGCCCACCTCCACATGCACTCAGCCATGGAATTTCGGCAATATCGGCACGGAGGTGATGAACAGCACCAGCCATAACTGGGTTTGGGATGATATGGATAAGTTGGTCTCTACCAATCTGTATTTGCCTAATTGGGATGATGGTGAGACCAAACCACTATGA
- the LOC115739821 gene encoding uncharacterized protein LOC115739821 — protein sequence MASTLVLVVVFVFDLIAFALAVAAEQRRNTATIVEDTAKKFKYCHYDSDIATGLGVGSLLFLLASQLLIVAVSRCLCCGKALRPSGARTWAIVLFITCWVFFIIAEACLLAGSVRNAYHTKYTTLISNNPPSCETLRKGVFGAGAAFIIFTGIVSELYYVSYSKVNEAIAPYTRDTGVRMGNL from the exons atggcttcGACGCTGGTTTTGGTGGTGGTGTTCGTCTTCGATTTGATAGCTTTCGCGCTCGCCGTCGCGGCGGAGCAGCGGAGGAACACT GCCACGATTGTGGAAGATACTgcaaaaaagttcaaatattgTCATTATGATTCAGACATTGCAACTGGGTTAGGCGTGGGATCCCTATTGTTCCTTTTGGCTAGTCAGCTTCTGATAGTGGCGGTGAGCAGATGCTTATGTTGTGGTAAGGCTCTGAGGCCAAGTGGTGCTAGGACTTGGGCCATAGTACTCTTCATTACTTGCTG GGTATTCTTTATAATTGCTGAGGCCTGCTTGCTGGCTGGTTCCGTGAGAAATGCTTACCACACCAAATACACTACACTAATTTCCAATAATCCCCCATCATGCGAGACCTTGCGGAAAGGAGTCTTTGGGGCTGGGGCTGCATTTATCATCTTCACGGGCATCGTTTCCGAGCTTTATTATGTTAGCTATTCCAAAGTGAATGAAGCTATCGCACCTTACACCAGAGATACTGGCGTGAGGATGGGGAATCTGTAG